One window from the genome of Bacillus rossius redtenbacheri isolate Brsri chromosome 17, Brsri_v3, whole genome shotgun sequence encodes:
- the LOC134540563 gene encoding uncharacterized protein LOC134540563 yields MLGRDWRRPVSAPYPSVWRRLEGRRPVGGKVPSFVIQDVPEGREEELLDFMESELLVREPTCRSSGVPGDPESRAEFRAVWRDMLRSRISVVALLDEGNGAAGPRIVGANMLGVATRADKSAKQQFSGGPTRKIVGLLDRLDSMADPFQKYGVQEYMSAFGLSVAEEFKGQGLGQELLRARFDVGRAVGLKLTVTAFTAIESQVLATRLGFEVLSEVAYQDYKVDGQVVFPDIATRSAKLMAKRIE; encoded by the exons ATGTTGGGCCGCGACTGGAGACGGCCGGTGTCGGCGCCCTACCCGAGCGTGTGGCGGCGGCTGGAGGGCAGGCGACCCGTGGGTGGCAAGGTCCCGTCCTTCGTGATACAG GACGTGCCCGAGGGCCGCGAGGAGGAGCTGCTGGACTTCATGGAGTCGGAGCTGCTGGTCCGGGAGCCCACGTGCCGCAGCAGCGGGGTTCCAGGGGACCCGGAGTCGCGGGCCGAGTTCCGCGCCGTGTGGCGAGACATGCTGCGCAGCAGGATCTCTGTGGTCGCGCTGCTGGACGAAGGGAACGGCGCCGCGGGGCCGAGGATCGTGGGCGCCAACATGCTGGGAGTGGCCACGCGCGCCGACAAGAGCGCCAAGCAACAG TTCTCCGGCGGGCCAACCAGGAAGATCGTCGGGCTCCTGGACCGCCTCGACTCCATGGCCGACCCGTTCCAGAAGTACGGCGTGCAGGAGTACATGTCAGCCTTCGGGCTGTCCGTGGCAGAGGAGTTCAAAGGCCAGGGGCTCGGCCAGGAGCTGCTGAGGGCGCGGTTCGACGTCGGGCGGGCAGTGGGGCTGAAGCTGACGGTGACCGCCTTCACCGCCATCGAGTCGCAGGTGCTCGCCACGAGGCTAGGCTTCGAGGTGCTGTCCGAGGTCGCCTACCAGGACTACAAGGTCGACGGGCAGGTAGTCTTTCCCGACATTGCGACCAGAAGCGCGAAGCTCATGGCGAAGAGGATAGAGTGA